The stretch of DNA GATAAGCGCGGTGTCCGCGCGCAGGTCGTCGGTCGTCGCCCGGGTGTGAGGCGCGACCAGCACGGTCTGCCCCTTCTTCTTTGCCTGCGGGGCGGCGACAGTGACCTGCGGCGTGCCGGTGTCCACGCTCGGTATGGCCGTCGCGGTTGCGCCGCTCGTCCCATGTAGGCGCGGCAGCGGGGCGGCCTGGGCGGGTACGAGCGCTTGGTCGGGCTTCGTGGTGCGTGTCGGTGGCGTGTTCGCCGTGAGGGTTTCGACGAAGACGAAGGTGTCGCAGGCTGCGGGCAGGCCCGGGTTCGTCTTCGTCTCCTCGCCGAACCCGTGGACGGTCAGTCCGCTCTCGCGGATCCGTTCGGCCAACCGGGTGAAGTCGCTGTCCGAGGAGGCGATGCAGATCGTGTCGACGGAGCCGGAGTGCAGCAGATCCATCGCGTCGATCGTCAACGCCAGGTCC from Parafrankia irregularis encodes:
- a CDS encoding NYN domain-containing protein; protein product: MVDGTGSAQIAVLIDADNIPRWAVEPLITESTHYGKVRIRRAYGDWSSSLRSWKTTLQELSIRPVQVFAAVKGKNAADLALTIDAMDLLHSGSVDTICIASSDSDFTRLAERIRESGLTVHGFGEETKTNPGLPAACDTFVFVETLTANTPPTRTTKPDQALVPAQAAPLPRLHGTSGATATAIPSVDTGTPQVTVAAPQAKKKGQTVLVAPHTRATTDDLRADTALISRLRDAVTTNTGPDGWAHLSAVGLAIRKHPAVVLKTYGYSRLTDLMVATDLFELQRHDPGTSGPVHARLK